The Ketobacter alkanivorans genome includes the window CTGGCCAGCACCACAGCAAGAGCAAGCAAAATCGCTTTTACTCCACGCATTAGCGGCCACACAATTGACCGCGCTGCCATGGGATGATGCCAGTCGCCACTTTTGTGAACGGATCAACTGGCTCGCCCGACAGCAACCTGATCACTGGCCCGACTTTGGGCTCCAAGCGCTAACCGAACAGGCCCCCCTGTGGCTCAGCCCATTTTTAGAAAACTGCTATTCGTTTAAAGACCTCAACACCATCCCCCTGCTGGACGCATTGAAAAGCCATCTGGGGTGGCAAAGATTAGCCGAGCTGGATGACGCAGCACCCTCCTACTGGAATCTGGCCACCGGTAACCATCAGGTGCATTACCGTAATGGTACGCCAACCCTCAGTGTCCGATTGCAGGAATGCTACGGCATTCAGCAGCACCCCACCTTGCCTGGAGGTGCGCCAGTTACCTTGGAGCTGCTTTCACCTGCTCGCCGTCCGATCCAGATCACGCAGGATTTGCCTGCTTTTTGGTCAGGAAGCTATCGCGAGGTTGCCAAAGAGATGCGCGGCCGCTACCCAAAGCATTTTTGGCCTGACGACCCAGCAAGCGCCCAAGCCACCACCCGAACCAAAAATGCCTTAGGGAAATAGCACCAAAGTGTCTATTGCGTCACACTTCCACGTTGGTGTAATGTAATGCTTTACAGAATAATAAGCGGCTTATAATAAAAAGTAATATTCGGGGTGTTGTGATGTTCTCCCTGCTGCGAGAAAACCCAATGAGCGATTTTTCGATTAAACGCCTTTCCAACTGCGGTGACCCTGTTGCCGATGCAGTTGCATTGCGTATTGATCGCCGCCGACCTGCGCAAATGATGGATGAAGTCCATTACCTCGCTAAAACCGAAATCGGTGTTTATCAAGAGCTAATTGATCAACTTAACACGCTTCCTGACTGGCTAGACTGGCATCAGATAGAACACGCCCGCCGCCTGCAATCTGCTTTCAATCACGCCCGCAGCATCGCCGTATTCACCGGCAGCCTGCTGGAAGGCTACTGTCAGAACCGGGCGGCCGTTGCGTTGGTCACACGCGGTCACCTGCAACATGAAGTAATACGCAGAATCCACGAAGCCAATTATCTGCTGCATAGCCTGAAGCCACGCAACTGCCTGCAATCAGGCAAAACCGGGCACCGGGCACTATCTGAGTTACGCCTCTCCAACGCCATGTTACGCAAGAGCCTCTTATCGCGAGGCTGGGACGAAGATCACAACAGCAAACCTCTATCACAACTGGATATGGCGTTTGATATGCTGGAATTCGGCTACATTGCCACCCTTGGCATGGAGCG containing:
- a CDS encoding oxygenase MpaB family protein, with product MSDFSIKRLSNCGDPVADAVALRIDRRRPAQMMDEVHYLAKTEIGVYQELIDQLNTLPDWLDWHQIEHARRLQSAFNHARSIAVFTGSLLEGYCQNRAAVALVTRGHLQHEVIRRIHEANYLLHSLKPRNCLQSGKTGHRALSELRLSNAMLRKSLLSRGWDEDHNSKPLSQLDMAFDMLEFGYIATLGMERLGIQLQQDDKDAIHHFWRYCGWLYGVDESLLTQDQKQESALYTQLSSRQKKVAKEHELLAHTTLRSISEQSILNIPSELLLTFSRICLGNEKADSLAIPQPPGWRRTANFYVTANRGATFVHYHIPGMSGLNERINYYVSRNITVPPQDQDRRIRNLKKIA